From the genome of Ziziphus jujuba cultivar Dongzao chromosome 4, ASM3175591v1:
AGCTCTGAAGAGTAAGCATTCCAGATTGTGGTATAAATCTATGTTGGAAGAATTGGAGTCTTTACACAAGAATAAGACATGGGTGTTGGTTCCTAAACCTACAACTCAGAAAGTAGTTGACTGCAAGTGGATTTTTAGAGTGAAAGAGGGGATATCAAGTGCTGATCCAGTCAGATTTAAGGCAAGATTAGTTGCCAAGGGATTCACACAGGTTCAAGGGATAGATTATACTGAAATTTTCTCACCTGTGGTGAAATACACGACTATTAGGATGATTTTATAATTAGTTGCTCATTTCAACTGGGAGCTGGAACAACTTGATGTGAAAACGGCATTtttgcatggtgagcttgatgagattatatatatgaagcaaCCTGAAGGTTTTGAGGTCTCAAACTCAAATAAGGAGATGGTTTGCTTGCTGAAGAGATCATTATATGGTTTGAAGCAGTCTCCTCGACAGTGGTATAGGAGATTTGACACTTGTGTGTTAAAAGTTGGTTTTAAGAGGAGCAGCTATGATAGTTGTCTATACTACAAAGGTGAAAACTATCATGAATCAGTCTATTTACTcttatatgtagatgatatgctaTTAACTGTTCAAAATATGAAGAATATCAAGGATATTAAGGATTAGTTGAAGGCTGAATTTGCCATGAAGGAGCTTGGACCAGCAAAGAAAATTTTAGGCATGAGTATTGAAAGGGACAGATTGAAGAATCAGCTTTTCTTGAATCAGAAAAGTTATATTCAGAAAATATTGTCTAAGTTTTCAATGAGTGCTGCAAATTCAACAAATGTACCACTTGGGAATCATTTCAAGCTATCTGCCAGTTTGTGTCCTCAaaccgaagaagaagaaaaagacatgAGTAATGTGCCTTATGCAAGTGCAATAGGGTCTGTCATGTACGTTATGATTTGTACAAGGCCTGATCTAGCTCATGGAATCAGTGTTCTTAGTAGATATATGGCAAATCCTGGAAGAAAACATTGGGAGGCTCTTCAATGGCTTCTAAAATATCTTAAGGGGACTTGTGATGTTGGCTTGATGTTTAGTCACTACAAAGAAGGTGTGGTTCTCAAAGGATATGTAGACTCTGATTATGCAGGTGACAGAGATAGAAGAAGGTCAACTAGTTCTTATGTATTTACACTTTGCAATAATTGTGTCAGCTGGAAGTCTAGGCTACAACCAAGGGTGGCATTATCATCAACCGAAGCTAAATATATAGCTACTGCAGAAGCTATGAAAGAGGCTTTATGGTTAAAGGGTTTGCTACAAGAATTGAAGCTTTTAGAGGGTGAAGTTATTGTATTTTCAGacagtcaaagctcaattcattTGTGTAAAAATCCGGTTTATCATGATCAAACAAAGCATGTTGAGGTGAAGTACCATTTCACAAGAGATGTTGTGAATGAAGGAGCTATTGGCTTAGAGAAAATTGCAACAACACATAATCCAGCAGATATGGGAACTAAAGTGCTTCCAGTTAGCAAACTTGAAACTTGCAAAAGTTTGCTAAGAGTTGAACCTGGTTGATAGCTTAAGTCAGTGAACTGAGAAGTCCAAGGAGTCTTGCACACAAATTATCCTCTCACTTGAATCAAGGTGGAGTATGCTAGTTGTGATTCAATTGAGAGATGGTCAAAGTTAACGTTTCTTTTAAGCATCAGTTGTGAAACGGTgccgttgcacttaagaaagtgGTTAGAATGAGTCAGCGGttagttttctgttttggaGGTTTATAAATAATGGTTTAACTGCAGAAACAGAAAATAGATGATAGAAGCAGCTAGTTCtcgatcaaagttttttttctggttttctcttttcttcttgtagcctctttctctttgtatttctctttctcttggtattgtttaggatcattctgggtgagtgatttgtgagaaagagagaggttgtAAAGGGGTTTCTGGTGTGGTTTATGGGTGTAGAGAATCTGTAAAATCAAGAGAGAAACTGCTGCAATGGTGTATCTGTTTTGTTCATAGTGCAAGAACTTCTTGGATGGAGTTCACCGAGGATGTAGGCCATTTCTAGACCGAACCTCGTAAAATTTGTGTGTTCTTTGTGTGAttcttcttgtttgtttctttctatatgCTTGCTGTGATGAGTTCTGTATTGAATTAAGTTTCAATACCTTGAAGTATAAGTTGGATTTCAGTGTCCTTCAAGAATTCCTGTCTACTTACATTGGAACCGTCATGTTTTTGACATAAAAATCTATAGTGTTAGAAAGACATAAAAAGATAATAGCAATAAAGAGAGTTAGGGAGATACCTCATTTTTATGATATTGGCCATGATGTTGCCATTAATCTTGAGCAGTAATTTATACTCACTAACAGTCCAGATGCCTTAAACTTTGTGGAAGCTCTGGAATTTCCCGAAGCAGTTCACATTTCGTCAAATTAAGGTTCGAAAGTTTTGAAAGCTGGACAAAGGATGGAAGGCTAGCAAACTTGTTTTCAGCTAGATTTAACATATGAAGATTGTGAAAGCCATTGGGATTCATAAGGAAATCCACTTCTGATAGATTGCAATTTTGAAGATCAAGGGACTCAATTTGGGGAAGGGACAGTCTAAACAGCTCTCAGGAAGCATCTGGAAGACAACGCAAAGCAGCGCCGCAAACTGGAAGTATTTATTAGTCCCTGAGGAAGCCATACTCttagaaaacagagagagattCGAGCAATCACCAAGACCAAGATGCCCAAGGTTATGTAGCTTATAAATACTGGTCGGAATATGCACAAGCTTTTTACGATAAGCTAAATGTAAGACTTCAAGCCCAACTAGATGCTGAATTGAGGGATGCAACTCTTTCACAGAAGTGGCAGATAAATAaagtttctttaaatttttcatttctGTAAAAATATTTGGAAAGCATTAGTGTTCCTAAAGATTTTGAACTAAGACTAATGCTGAGGTTACAGCAAAACTGAAGGTTCAACATGCCTAGACTATTAAGAGACCCAGCAGACTCATCAATCTCAACTAAATTTGTACAATGCTCCATTGGAGACAGAAGACTTAAGAGTAaaccaaaaattgatttttattaattaatagagATTTGGTACATTTTCACACGTATAAAGAGAGCAACTCACTCGCACACTCTcactcactcacacaaatgagcaacacacactaaCATACACTcactcaattttgatggccacactaggacacaaaacaccCTTTCACGCACTTCTCACACACTCACACGTCactcactctttttcttttgctacTGAACATGACACATGAGAGCTCTCTCACTCTAGAAGCCTACTCTACCCACTTGAGTAGCTCAGATTATAAGGAGGACCAAGCTTCTTATTTATACTTTGACAATATCGGTGGATTTAGCTTACTCAAAGCTTCTAGACTTCTCCTCACAGTCGGTGCTCCATGTTGCaatattagatatttttttcacCAATCACGAAGTTGTACTTGCTTTCCGAATATATCAAGTATAATAGATAATTCTAGAAGCCTAAGTCAATGTTGAATATTCAAGACATAAACTCTCAAGTTTTGGGACCGTTGACATGTCAGGgattttggtaaaaaatttgGAGAAACTTAAGTTGACAAATTTCAAGTTCTCAAAATTCTGTagacaaaagagaagaaaaaaacaaagagattaTGAAATTAGCTACCAAGAGTACAAAActtgaacaaatttaaaaccgTAAACTACATAATGAATGTACCTTGAATCCTTCACCTAACTGATGGATATGGCTATGAGGCATGTTGAGTATGACAAGTTGTTTTGGACCCAGATTGAATGGCAATGTTGGAAATTGGTATCCAGACCAATCAATGTACTTTAACTCAGTAGGAAGATACTCAACGGCTGTTGAAATAACCACATTACGAAATATAAGCAACCGAAGCCTCTTCATGTTCTCGAATGCTTTAGCACTCAAGCATAGAGTTTTTGGTTCGGGCAAGTCCAACTTAATGCCTTCAATTGCATTCGTTCCCTAAATGTTCAGACCAGATCACAATACATTAGCATTTTATGTACTAAAAACATACATAGTCTCTACTTGTTAGATCAAAAGAGCAGCAGGTCCAAATAGATGACTTACCAGGTTCTCTAAAAGTACGTAGAAAACATCCTCAGGAAACCACAATCTACTTCGTTTCCCTACTTCAAGGGATTCTTGGCGGACAATTTCCCAACCCACTTCTTGGAGTAACTGATGCATTCTCACCTTATCCGACTCTATGGTTATGAGAGACATATCAAGAAGAACCTCGAATCCGTCGATTGGCGAGAACTTAAAACTACTCCCAAGAACTTTGATGACATGATCTTTGTCGTCTCCAACTAAGAAACATGCAATATCAAGGAAAATAGTTTTCACATTATCTTCTAAAGCATCAAAACTTATTTTAAGTGCTTCATAAACCTGCTTGTTGGGTTTGCTTTCCAAATTGTCAACTGCACTCTCCCATGCAGGTTTGCTCCTCCTACATAGATAGGAACCCAACACTACAAGTGCTAACGGAAGGCCATCAGTATAACGCACAATACGTTCTGAGAGCTCGTAATAATCTTCTATaggtttgttctctttaaaaGCATTCAAGCTAAGGAGCTCAAGCGCATCATGACAGTCAGGTCCCTCAACCTCATATGTCTTATGGGCTCCGTAAAAGGTTAGGAAGTGCTTATTTCTAGTCGTAACGATAATTCTACTTCCTGAGCCAAACCAATCAGGTGTTCGAGCCAATTTGTCCAACTGCTCGAAGTGATCCACATCATCAAGAACTAGAAGTATTCTCTTGTTACCAAGCCTTTCCTTCATAATGTTGATACCTCTATCAGTAGTCCCAACCTTTAAGTTTTCTATCCCCCAGCATATCAAATAGAAGTGTTTCCTGTAATTGAACTAGGCCACAATATTGGTTTGATGTTTCTCTAACATTTGCAAGGAAGCTGGCACCTTCAAACTCATCAGCAAATTTATTGAAAACAACTTTAGCAATAGTTGTCTTGTCTTACCTACACCACCAATTCCATATATTCCTATCACTTGGGCATCATCATCTGATCCAACATTCCTCAACAGATCCAAGTCCTTAACACGAGCTTCTAATCCAACTGGGTTCTTGGCTTCATCTAGATGTGTGCGATTCAATTTGCTCAATGCCGCTTCCACAATAATTTGGATTAACTGGGATTCATCTCTGTACATAGattcaaaagaaaataagaaaattataatacaCAAAAAGCTGCCAAAATTGATAAAACTAGGcagaattaataattaatcagGAAATTAATGTGTGTAAATCTTTttgaaacaaaacaaattaatttgtaaaaattttatatatttattttattattattttttaaccaatATAGAAGAAATTCGATTACCCCTCTCTTTCTCATTtcaactatacatatatatatatatatatatatatatatatattcttgagacaaaacaaattaatttgtaaaatttttatatatttattttattaattttttcaaccaATATCGAAGAAATTTGATTACCCCTCTCTTTctcatttaaattatatatatatatatatatatatatatatatatatatatatatatatatatatatattttttttttttccgataaaaaaaaaaaaagatgaaaaatgtaAAACTCCTCTCCTAAGTAGGAATTAACataatcaacaacaaaaatgaagCCCACTGTCAACATTACTACTCCATCTCATTCTAACCTTTCATAAATACAGCCCTCTCCAAAGTTACTAAtttaagtcaaaattaaaactaCCTTCAAAAAAGGAAACAGTTAGTCAAACATGCTCCATCTTCAAAATCCTTATTGCAACAATAAATTTAAAcgatacttttattattatgtgcttaaattatatttatatatatatatatatatatatatatatatatatatttttttttttcaaaatttttattatttatattaagcATTTGTTTTGCAAACGAATTTACatagtatattttatataatttaatactaattttTGCCCCCCACTTACCTAAATTCGTGGCTCCGCCCCAGGTGATCTATATGCCGTCCAGCTAGATTGCCAGCTTCCTTCAAAGCATCCTTCCATTTGGGCAGCTTTTCCTTGTATTTAATATTAGTTGAATTAGCTTGGTATACAGCTGATTGCTTCTCCAAAGCTATGTGTCTGATTTCTTACTAGAGACGGTTCCACATTGAAAAAGATTGGCCAAACCAATTGTCGATGCTATTTTCGACGCTCCATGATCCTGACCAGTTCGTCCAAACACCATGGGGATGATGCATAATTTTCAGAGAAGACACCGATGGATATTTTAGATGATTCAATTGCTCTGGTCAACGAGGGTGCAATTTCTTCTCCCTTGTGAGCAGCTTGTCTGCAGAAGTATGAATTCCTTTCTGACCTAAAGCATTATTAAGATGGGAAATGAAACTGTTACGGATATCTTTTCCTCTGAAACTCAAAAACACGTCGTATTCCAGGCTACGattagaagaagaaggaggaggagaagaagaagaggtcATCTGGGAAAGCAAATCAGCCATGaatgcaaaatttatttataatttagtaCATAAGACTTAAGAGTCTCATGCATGCGCTTCAAGTACTGACACAGCCTCTTGAGGCTGTTCTTGTatgtatatgcatgtatatatatatttatattttcgaAGCAAGCCATCCAGCTCCTAATTGCAGACCACTTTCGCTGCAGTTTcactcataaaataaataaataaatatataaaataataataataataataaataaatatataaataaagatgtGTGAAAACTAAAGAAAGGAGGCGGCTAGTGGGAAGAAGATAATCTTAAGTTTTAACCTGATGGGAATGGGCTAGGCTTTTGGAAACGTTTTGGGCTGGTTATGGGctatgtaataaaaataaatttggatttacagttttttttttttttttaacattacaaaGTACACCAAAACCCATCCGCCGCATGCTCTCCATGCATAACTCCAAGTCAGTTAAGTCTTTAAATTTGGACTTGTGCCTTTGTCTCCTTTCATTGGAATTGCATTGCTCTTCACGACTTTGCACATCAGTAACTTCCTCCATATTAATGGTGATATCCAAACTGGCCATCATGTCTACTTCCACGTTACACCAGTCGTATGCTTGGGTAGCAATTAGCTCTGATATCAACTGTCATGAACCAACGCTCCCGTACGGCACTTAGCATCTTTTTGGGCAAGCTAATACTATGCGGAAGCTAAAAATAGTAAAGCaagaagtaggagagtttgagagaatatgaaaaatacttgtattgcttGAATTCTTAGATATGTTACAAACTTAAA
Proteins encoded in this window:
- the LOC107416355 gene encoding disease resistance protein RPV1-like, with the translated sequence MYRDESQLIQIIVEAALSKLNRTHLDEAKNPVGLEARVKDLDLLRNVGSDDDAQVIGIYGIGGVENLKVGTTDRGINIMKERLGNKRILLVLDDVDHFEQLDKLARTPDWFGSGSRIIVTTRNKHFLTFYGAHKTYEVEGPDCHDALELLSLNAFKENKPIEDYYELSERIVRYTDGLPLALVVLGSYLCRRSKPAWESAVDNLESKPNKQVYEALKISFDALEDNVKTIFLDIACFLVGDDKDHVIKVLGSSFKFSPIDGFEVLLDMSLITIESDKVRMHQLLQEVGWEIVRQESLEVGKRSRLWFPEDVFYVLLENLGTNAIEGIKLDLPEPKTLCLSAKAFENMKRLRLLIFRNVVISTAVEYLPTELKYIDWSGYQFPTLPFNLGPKQLVILNMPHSHIHQLGEGFKNFENLKFVNLSFSKFFTKIPDMSTVPKLESLCLEYSTLT